The following are encoded in a window of Caldilineales bacterium genomic DNA:
- a CDS encoding purine-nucleoside phosphorylase yields the protein MPTKQFDSTDYQNIADFIARRTAHRPRVALVLGSGLSGLAEAVAAADRIPFADIPHFPRSSVLGHQGQVVIGRLEERDVFVMQGRVHFYEGYSLEEVTLPIRVMRAFGIEAVILTNAAGGLNPGFRPGDIMLIEDQINLVGMIGHNPLMGPNDETVGPRFPDLSTLYDRKLRQLALRVAADLGLELRRGVYAGLAGPAFESPAEVRFLRAIGADATGMSTTNEAVVARHCGMRVVGLSGISNAAIDAVDSPRTTTHDEVLEAGRLLTPRLMALLRGLLARWDEAA from the coding sequence ATGCCAACAAAACAGTTCGATAGCACTGACTATCAAAATATCGCCGACTTCATCGCCCGGCGGACGGCCCACCGCCCGCGGGTGGCGCTGGTGTTGGGGTCAGGGCTAAGCGGCCTGGCCGAGGCCGTCGCCGCCGCCGACCGCATCCCCTTCGCCGACATCCCCCACTTCCCGCGCTCGTCGGTGCTTGGGCACCAGGGCCAGGTGGTGATCGGCCGTCTGGAAGAGCGGGATGTCTTCGTCATGCAGGGCCGCGTCCATTTCTACGAAGGCTACTCGCTCGAAGAAGTCACCCTGCCGATCCGGGTGATGCGCGCCTTCGGCATCGAGGCCGTGATCCTGACCAACGCCGCCGGCGGGCTGAACCCCGGCTTTCGGCCCGGCGACATCATGCTGATCGAGGATCAGATCAATCTGGTGGGGATGATCGGGCACAACCCACTGATGGGGCCAAACGATGAGACGGTGGGGCCGCGCTTCCCCGACCTCTCGACCCTGTACGACCGCAAACTGCGGCAGCTGGCGCTGCGGGTGGCCGCCGACCTGGGCCTCGAACTACGCCGGGGCGTCTACGCCGGCCTGGCCGGGCCGGCCTTCGAATCCCCCGCCGAAGTGCGCTTCCTGCGCGCCATCGGCGCCGACGCCACCGGCATGAGCACGACCAACGAGGCCGTCGTCGCCCGACACTGCGGGATGCGGGTGGTGGGCTTGTCAGGCATCTCCAACGCCGCCATCGACGCCGTCGATTCCCCGCGCACCACCACGCACGACGAAGTGCTGGAGGCCGGCCGGCTGCTGACGCCCCGGCTGATGGCCCTGCTGCGCGGCCTCCTGGCGCGGTGGGATGAGGCCGCCTGA